The Mytilus galloprovincialis chromosome 4, xbMytGall1.hap1.1, whole genome shotgun sequence genome contains a region encoding:
- the LOC143072546 gene encoding galactose-specific lectin nattectin-like isoform X1, giving the protein MAMTKSVPLFLLLSACCVLSACPPGWFVGYNSSCYLFHQRLLPWVQASTRTSLELNFKHYCLSLGGHLARIESETEKNLIRDELKHLSGEYWIDGIDDVTESDWRWASTYGKIEPTFWNSGEPNDGYGNEDCMETFNIIRGLWNDDDCSKHQFSICEKEFEE; this is encoded by the exons ATGGCTATGACGAAGTCAGTTCCTTTGTTCTTGTTGTTATCAGCAT GCTGTGTTTTATCTGCTTGTCCTCCTGGCTGGTTTGTGGGTTATAACTCATCGTGTTATCTTTTTCATCAACGATTGTTACCATGGGTTCAAGCATCG actcggacttctcttgaactgaattttaag CATTACTGTCTTTCATTGGGTGGACATTTAGCACGAATTGAATCTGAAACAGAGAAAAATTTAATTCGTGACGAATTAAAGCATTTGTCTG GAGAATATTGGATAGATGGGATAGATGATGTGACTGAATCTGACTGGCGCTGGGCGTCAACTTATGGCAAAATAGAGCCAACATTTTGGAACTCGGGTGAACCAAATGATGGTTATGGAAATGAAGATTGTATGGAAACTTTTAACATCATCAGAGGCCTTTGGAATGATGATGATTGTTCTAAACATCAGTTTAGCATTTGCGAAAAAGAATTTGAAGAGTGA
- the LOC143072546 gene encoding galactose-specific lectin nattectin-like isoform X2 codes for MAMTKSVPLFLLLSACCVLSACPPGWFVGYNSSCYLFHQRLLPWVQASHYCLSLGGHLARIESETEKNLIRDELKHLSGEYWIDGIDDVTESDWRWASTYGKIEPTFWNSGEPNDGYGNEDCMETFNIIRGLWNDDDCSKHQFSICEKEFEE; via the exons ATGGCTATGACGAAGTCAGTTCCTTTGTTCTTGTTGTTATCAGCAT GCTGTGTTTTATCTGCTTGTCCTCCTGGCTGGTTTGTGGGTTATAACTCATCGTGTTATCTTTTTCATCAACGATTGTTACCATGGGTTCAAGCATCG CATTACTGTCTTTCATTGGGTGGACATTTAGCACGAATTGAATCTGAAACAGAGAAAAATTTAATTCGTGACGAATTAAAGCATTTGTCTG GAGAATATTGGATAGATGGGATAGATGATGTGACTGAATCTGACTGGCGCTGGGCGTCAACTTATGGCAAAATAGAGCCAACATTTTGGAACTCGGGTGAACCAAATGATGGTTATGGAAATGAAGATTGTATGGAAACTTTTAACATCATCAGAGGCCTTTGGAATGATGATGATTGTTCTAAACATCAGTTTAGCATTTGCGAAAAAGAATTTGAAGAGTGA